One segment of Takifugu rubripes chromosome 5, fTakRub1.2, whole genome shotgun sequence DNA contains the following:
- the pmp22a gene encoding peripheral myelin protein 22a, translating into MLLVLLGVLLLHLIILILLIVSTAASTWTVGGDMSKDLWYRCMTNNGGYHCKPASNEDWIQAVQALMILSVLFCFFSLIAFLYQLFRLVKGGRFFFTAIFQILASVFVMCAAIIYTVMSPDEGSGAQYGYAYVLAWVAFPLCLISGLIYIVLRKKE; encoded by the exons ATGCTGCTGGTCCTGCTCGGAGTGCTGCTCCTGcacctcatcatcctcatcctcctcatcgtgTCCACGGCGGCCAGC ACCTGGACTGTAGGCGGCGATATGAGCAAAGATCTGTGGTACAGATGCATGACAAATAACGGAGGCTACCACTGCAAACCGGCCAGCAACGAAG ACTGGATCCAGGCGGTGCAGGCCCTCATGATCCTGTCAGtgctcttctgcttcttctccctcATTGCCTTCCTGTATCAGCTGTTCAGGCTGGTCAAGGGTGGACGCTTCTTCTTCACCGCCATCTTCCAGATCCTGGCCA GCGTGTTTGTGATGTGCGCGGCCATCATCTACACCGTGATGAGTCCGGACGAGGGGTCCGGGGCTCAGTACGGCTACGCCTACGTGCTGGCCTGGGTGGCCTTCCCGCTCTGCCTCATCAGCGGCCTCATTTATATCGTCctgagaaagaaagaatga